From Rhizobium favelukesii, the proteins below share one genomic window:
- the pmtA gene encoding phospholipid N-methyltransferase PmtA, with amino-acid sequence MALRLKERLGKKFDEEIRFFKGMMQGPKTVGSIVPTSSITARKMASVVNLHSGLPVLELGPGTGAITKAILGRGVKPENLVAVEYSTDFYEHLVRLYPGVNFINGDAFNLDKTLGDLKGQTFDSVVSAVPLLNFPMQARIALLESLLDRLPAGRPVVQISYGPVSPIIARPDRYHIQHFDFIVRNIPPAQLWIYRRS; translated from the coding sequence ATGGCGTTGCGCCTGAAGGAACGGCTGGGCAAGAAGTTCGATGAGGAGATCCGCTTCTTCAAGGGAATGATGCAGGGGCCGAAGACCGTCGGTTCGATCGTTCCCACGTCCTCCATCACCGCGCGCAAGATGGCGAGCGTCGTCAACCTGCACTCCGGCTTGCCGGTTCTCGAGCTTGGACCGGGCACCGGGGCGATCACCAAGGCAATCCTCGGGCGCGGGGTAAAGCCGGAAAATCTGGTCGCCGTCGAGTATTCGACGGATTTCTACGAGCACCTGGTCCGGCTCTATCCGGGCGTGAACTTCATCAATGGCGATGCGTTCAACCTCGACAAGACGCTCGGTGACCTGAAGGGTCAGACTTTCGATTCCGTCGTTTCCGCCGTTCCGCTCCTGAACTTCCCGATGCAGGCGCGCATCGCGCTTTTGGAAAGCCTGCTCGACCGCCTGCCGGCAGGCCGGCCCGTCGTGCAGATTTCCTACGGCCCGGTGTCGCCAATCATTGCCCGGCCGGATCGCTATCACATCCAGCACTTCGACTTCATCGTTCGCAACATCCCGCCGGCGCAGCTCTGGATCTACCGGCGCAGCTGA
- a CDS encoding histidine phosphatase family protein, translating to MFGLYITHPQVKIDPAVPVPKWGLSETGAARTRKAAESSWVRQLRRIVSSHETKAIETAEILAAAAGVPVEIVHGMHENDRSATGFLPPPEFEKAADWFFAHPEESFRGWERAIDAQRRIVSAVTDVLASHDPALPIAFVGHGGVGTLLKCHLQGRPIRRDGDQPGGGGNLYCFSLADRRPSCDWTPIEEWQGWM from the coding sequence GTGTTTGGCCTCTACATCACCCATCCGCAAGTGAAGATCGATCCAGCCGTTCCCGTGCCCAAATGGGGATTGTCGGAGACGGGTGCCGCGCGCACCCGCAAGGCAGCCGAAAGCAGTTGGGTGCGGCAGCTGCGGCGCATCGTTTCCAGCCACGAGACGAAAGCGATCGAGACCGCGGAGATCCTTGCCGCCGCTGCAGGGGTGCCCGTCGAGATCGTCCACGGCATGCACGAGAACGACCGCTCGGCCACCGGTTTCCTGCCGCCGCCGGAATTCGAGAAGGCGGCCGACTGGTTCTTTGCGCATCCCGAAGAGAGCTTCAGAGGTTGGGAACGGGCGATCGATGCGCAACGGCGGATCGTTTCGGCCGTCACCGATGTCCTCGCTTCGCATGATCCCGCCTTGCCCATTGCATTCGTGGGCCACGGAGGCGTGGGAACCTTGCTGAAGTGCCATTTGCAGGGCCGGCCGATCCGGCGCGACGGCGACCAGCCGGGAGGCGGCGGCAATCTCTACTGTTTCAGCCTTGCGGATCGGCGCCCATCGTGCGACTGGACGCCTATCGAAGAGTGGCAGGGAT